In one Pseudoliparis swirei isolate HS2019 ecotype Mariana Trench chromosome 23, NWPU_hadal_v1, whole genome shotgun sequence genomic region, the following are encoded:
- the LOC130188926 gene encoding lipid droplet assembly factor 1-like isoform X1 has translation MQHSGSNSSMTDFQKLWARWDGLVNRFNDDPKVAWLMETRIGQYLSSQPVLALAGLMFSAMAALPVGIFLSFALVTIVMSVVGFVFFEMFLLFIGGMILMCVLPGIALFSVMVAFISNALYVTSANIFNCYYLTKGGKVLDDHEESMESKCENKKMKEMQ, from the exons ATGCAGCACAGCGGCTCCAACAGCAGTATGACTGACTTCCAGAAGCTGTGGGCAAGATGGGACGGCCTCGTGAACCGCTTTAATGATGACCCCAAG GTAGCATGGCTGATGGAGACGAGAATCGGGCAGTACCTGAGCAGCCAACCTGTCTTAGCTCTGGCAGGGTTGATGTTCAGCGCCATGGCTGCACTGCCTGTGGGAATTTTCCTCTCTTTTGCTCTTGTGACCATCGTTATGTCGGTTGtcggttttgttttctttgaaa tgttcCTTTTGTTTATAGGAGGAATGATTCTGATGTGTGTGCTCCCCGGCATCGCCCTCTTCTCTGTCATGGTTGCATTCATCTCTAATGCGCTTTATGTCACCAGCGCCAACATCTTCAACTGCTATTATCTGACAAAG GGAGGTAAAGTCCTGGACGACCATGAAGAGTCTATGGAGAGCAAATGTGAGAACAAAAAAATGAAGGAAATGCAGTAA
- the LOC130188926 gene encoding lipid droplet assembly factor 1-like isoform X2 yields MQHSGSNSSMTDFQKLWARWDGLVNRFNDDPKVAWLMETRIGQYLSSQPVLALAGLMFSAMAALPVGIFLSFALVTIVMSVVGFVFFEMFLLFIGGMILMCVLPGIALFSVMVAFISNALYVTSANIFNCYYLTKGGKVLDDHEESMESKYE; encoded by the exons ATGCAGCACAGCGGCTCCAACAGCAGTATGACTGACTTCCAGAAGCTGTGGGCAAGATGGGACGGCCTCGTGAACCGCTTTAATGATGACCCCAAG GTAGCATGGCTGATGGAGACGAGAATCGGGCAGTACCTGAGCAGCCAACCTGTCTTAGCTCTGGCAGGGTTGATGTTCAGCGCCATGGCTGCACTGCCTGTGGGAATTTTCCTCTCTTTTGCTCTTGTGACCATCGTTATGTCGGTTGtcggttttgttttctttgaaa tgttcCTTTTGTTTATAGGAGGAATGATTCTGATGTGTGTGCTCCCCGGCATCGCCCTCTTCTCTGTCATGGTTGCATTCATCTCTAATGCGCTTTATGTCACCAGCGCCAACATCTTCAACTGCTATTATCTGACAAAG GGAGGTAAAGTCCTGGACGACCATGAAGAGTCTATGGAGAGCAAAT ACGAATGA